The following are from one region of the Mixophyes fleayi isolate aMixFle1 chromosome 7, aMixFle1.hap1, whole genome shotgun sequence genome:
- the VASN gene encoding vasorin translates to MYLPFVWTVLLSTAYTLLIEGCPDGCQCNQPFTVFCSTRKNPNFPRSIPQNTIQLYLFGNGISLVEESSFSGLWELQLLDLSHNKLSKLPGGVFKSLANLSNLDLSSNQISEISAETFQGLGRLERLYLSENQIRSIHPDAFRGLEKLLELKLIKNQLVVTPAFSLPHLLLLDLSYNSIPSIQPGTFHASNIETLRLAGLGLKEVPAGLLNVLKNLHELDISDNQLNKVPTGLRGLTKLNLAGNTAISQLQPDDFSGLTRLQDLDLSGLSLRTLPKGLFQYSTGLRGVSLAENPFNCVCLLSWLTEWLRINGLSLLRSEETRCHFPPKNAGKILSNLQNSEFGCPVPTTVFVPTTIAPSSTAAPPVPTNPRLTYTVTTVTTTTISPKHPIDEELAPPTLYDQLCPPQTCLNGGFCRLDSLGELECDCPIGFYGMYCEMLTLTPVDFTEQPTIQLQVLEVTSSSLKVDLQSYIQSKKHLPGLRLTVQNLSGPDHRPVIYQLPPTLPHYTLMELAANSTYKICLGTMRDVNPETELCTEAQTTGESPKHSAHITHTQEGSLTLVLVPAVAAGILLLVVIISAVCYARRRREKAHTGEIGGPLELEGVKTALEEKEELKKLPESPNSPEKGGESEEPLMQSARVGNNNDAPTGRLPHSYF, encoded by the coding sequence ATGTATCTGCCCTTTGTATGGACTGTGCTACTTAGCACTGCTTACACTCTCCTCATTGAAGGTTGTCCAGATGGCTGTCAATGCAACCAACCATTTACCGTCTTCTGCTCGACTCGCAAGAACCCCAACTTTCCCCGAAGCATACCTCAGAACACTATCCAATTGTACCTCTTTGGAAATGGCATCAGCCTGGTAGAGGAAAGCAGCTTCTCAGGTCTGTGGGAACTGCAGCTCTTAGACCTGTCTCATAACAAGCTCTCTAAACTACCCGGAGGGGTCTTCAAAAGCTTGGCAAACCTCAGCAACCTGGACCTCTCATCCAACCAAATTAGTGAGATCTCTGCAGAGACATTTCAGGGGCTAGGTCGACTAGAGAGGTTATACCTCAGTGAGAACCAAATTCGCAGCATTCATCCAGATGCCTTCAGAGGCCTTGAGAAACTACTGGAACTAAAGTTGATAAAGAATCAATTGGTAGTCACTCCAGCCTTCTCTCTCCCACATCTTCTACTCTTGGATCTCAGCTATAATTCTATCCCTTCCATCCAACCTGGGACATTCCATGCAAGCAATATTGAAACTTTACGGTTGGCTGGTTTAGGTTTGAAAGAGGTACCAGCAGGTCTTTTAAACGTTCTTAAGAATCTTCATGAACTGGACATATCGGACAATCAGCTGAATAAGGTGCCTACTGGTCTACGTGGCTTAACCAAACTCAATCTTGCTGGCAACACTGCAATTTCTCAGCTTCAACCTGATGACTTTTCTGGCCTTACTAGGTTACAAGACTTAGACTTAAGTGGATTAAGCCTGCGCACTTTGCCAAAGGGTTTATTTCAATATTCAACAGGACTCCGTGGTGTGAGCTTGGCAGAAAACCCTTTCAATTGTGTGTGCCTATTAAGCTGGCTAACAGAATGGTTGAGGATCAATGGGCTTTCTCTACTCCGCTCAGAAGAAACTCGCTGCCACTTCCCTCCCAAAAATGCTGGTAAGATCTTGAGCAATTTGCAGAACTCTGAATTTGGCTGTCCTGTACCAACAACGGTCTTTGTGCCTACAACCATAGCACCTAGCAGTACAGCAGCACCACCTGTACCCACCAATCCTAGGCTAACATATACCGTGACCACTGTCACTACCACCACAATTTCACCTAAACACCCAATAGATGAAGAACTCGCTCCACCCACTCTATATGATCAGCTGTGTCCGCCTCAAACTTGCTTAAATGGTGGCTTTTGCCGCTTGGATTCACTAGGTGAACTGGAATGTGACTGTCCAATTGGATTCTACGGAATGTACTGTGAGATGTTGACGTTAACACCAGTAGATTTTACTGAGCAGCCAACAATACAGCTGCAAGTGCTTGAAGTGACTAGCAGTTCTCTCAAAGTAGATCTACAAAGTTATATCCAAAGTAAGAAACATCTACCAGGGCTTAGGCTGACAGTGCAAAATCTCTCTGGACCAGACCATCGGCCTGTTATCTACCAGCTGCCGCCAACACTCCCACACTATACACTGATGGAACTGGCTGCTAACAGCACTTATAAGATCTGTCTTGGAACCATGCGTGATGTAAACCCAGAGACTGAACTATGCACTGAGGCACAGACtacaggagaatctccaaaaCACAGTGCCCACATTACTCATACCCAGGAGGGAAGTCTGACTTTAGTTTTGGTGCCTGCTGTAGCTGCTGGTATCCTCCTCTTGGTGGTCATAATAAGTGCTGTCTGCTATGCACGGAGACGTAGAGAAAAGGCACACACAGGTGAGATCGGAGGTCCACTGGAGTTGGAAGGTGTTAAAACAGCACTTGAAGAGAAGGAAGAGTTAAAAAAATTGCCTGAAAGTCCAAATAGTCCAGAAAAAGGGGGCGAGTCGGAAGAGCCTCTCATGCAGTCTGCCAGAGTTGGAAATAATAACGATGCACCTACGGGTCGGCTTCCACACTCTTACTTTTAA